The following coding sequences lie in one Flavobacterium sp. 20NA77.7 genomic window:
- a CDS encoding MotA/TolQ/ExbB proton channel family protein, translated as MAQDLNVSVENKESKGVGMFTGIAIIACIIVGFLVWAYVLGSASNFNDAEKHAPKNILGTMYLGGYIVPVLLGFLLMTITFSVERFIVLSKVSGKGNLDTFVKNVISSVKSGDVNAALAACDEQQGSVANVVKAGLLKSEQVKKDGLDVEKATDNIAKEIEQATSLEMPMLEKNMTILSTLVSIGTLCGLLGTVSGMIKAFQELGAAGTPDQAALAVGISEALVNTLTGIATSTFAIIAYNYFTSKIDTLTYYIDEAGFAITQAFNRNK; from the coding sequence ATGGCACAGGATTTAAACGTTTCTGTAGAGAACAAAGAAAGTAAAGGAGTTGGAATGTTCACAGGTATTGCAATTATTGCATGTATTATTGTCGGATTCCTAGTTTGGGCATATGTATTAGGTTCAGCAAGTAATTTTAATGATGCTGAGAAACATGCTCCAAAAAACATATTAGGAACAATGTACCTAGGAGGTTATATTGTACCAGTATTATTAGGCTTTTTATTGATGACAATTACTTTCTCTGTTGAAAGATTTATAGTTTTATCTAAAGTTTCTGGAAAAGGTAATTTAGATACTTTTGTTAAAAATGTAATTTCAAGTGTTAAGTCTGGAGATGTAAATGCTGCACTTGCTGCATGTGATGAACAACAAGGTTCTGTGGCTAACGTTGTAAAAGCAGGTTTGTTAAAATCTGAGCAAGTTAAAAAAGACGGTTTAGACGTTGAAAAAGCTACTGATAATATCGCAAAAGAAATTGAGCAAGCTACATCTTTAGAAATGCCAATGTTAGAAAAAAATATGACAATTCTTTCTACTTTAGTATCTATTGGTACATTATGTGGATTATTAGGAACGGTATCAGGTATGATCAAAGCTTTCCAAGAGCTAGGTGCGGCTGGAACCCCAGATCAAGCAGCTTTAGCGGTTGGTATCTCTGAGGCACTTGTAAATACATTAACTGGTATTGCTACTTCTACATTTGCAATTATTGCATATAACTATTTCACATCTAAAATTGATACATTAACTTATTATATTGATGAAGCAGGTTTTGCTATTACGCAA
- a CDS encoding DMT family protein: MKGIITIGLLVLSNVFMTLAWYGHLKFKEFKLFENAGLLTLIFISWGLALFEYFFQVPANKIGFQGNGGPFSLLQLKVIQEVITLLIFVTFSFLFFKNETLKWNHILGFCFLILAVYFIFKK; this comes from the coding sequence ATGAAGGGAATTATTACAATAGGATTATTAGTGTTATCCAATGTATTTATGACATTAGCTTGGTATGGTCATTTAAAATTTAAAGAATTCAAATTATTTGAAAATGCCGGTTTGCTTACTCTAATATTTATTAGTTGGGGATTAGCCTTATTTGAATATTTTTTTCAAGTACCTGCAAATAAAATAGGTTTTCAAGGCAATGGAGGTCCTTTTTCTTTATTACAGTTAAAAGTCATTCAGGAAGTAATTACTCTACTAATTTTTGTTACTTTTAGTTTTTTATTCTTCAAAAACGAGACCTTAAAATGGAATCATATATTAGGATTTTGTTTTTTAATTTTAGCCGTTTATTTTATTTTTAAAAAGTAA
- a CDS encoding cupin domain-containing protein, with amino-acid sequence MKKYTIQKTPFIVPTTDGKRIAEHHGLASTANPEISLAHMIAPPGWSEPFQTPEFDEYTFIIRGKKQFIIEEEQIILEAGQSIKIEKNTRVQYSNPFNEPCEYIAICKPAFDFTKVHREDF; translated from the coding sequence ATGAAAAAATATACCATACAAAAGACGCCATTTATAGTTCCAACCACAGATGGAAAAAGGATTGCTGAGCACCACGGTTTAGCTAGTACTGCAAACCCTGAAATTTCACTTGCACATATGATTGCGCCACCAGGCTGGAGTGAACCTTTTCAAACACCAGAATTTGATGAATATACTTTTATTATTCGCGGAAAAAAACAATTTATTATCGAAGAGGAACAAATTATTTTAGAAGCTGGTCAATCTATTAAAATTGAAAAAAATACGAGGGTTCAATATTCCAATCCATTTAACGAACCGTGTGAGTATATTGCTATTTGTAAACCTGCATTTGATTTTACAAAAGTACACAGAGAAGATTTTTAA